The sequence below is a genomic window from Burkholderia contaminans.
CCGACGGCTTCGACTGCCCCGGCTGCGCGTGGCCCGACAAGGAACACAAGTCGACGTTCCAGTTCTGCGAGAACGGCGCGAAGGCCGTCACATGGGAAGCGACGACCAAGCGCGTGACGCCCGAGTTCTTCGCGGCGAACACCGTGTCGTCGCTGCTGCGCATGTCGGACTACGAGCTGGAGAACATGGGCCGGCTCACGCATCCGCTCGTCTACGATCGCGCGACCGACACGTTCCGCGCGATCGAATGGGACGACGCGTTCGCGCGCATCGGCGAAGTGCTGCGCGCGCTGCCGCCCGACCAGGTCGAGTTCTATACGTCGGGCCGCGCGTCGAACGAAGCCGCGTACCTGTACCAGCTGTTCGCGCGCGAGCTCGGCACCAACAACTTCCCCGACTGCTCGAACATGTGCCACGAGCCGACCAGCGTCGGCCTGCCGCAATCGATCGGCATCGGCAAGGGCACCGTATCGCTGGAGGACTTCGACCACTGCGAGCTGATCATCTCGATCGGCCACAACCCCGGCACGAACCACCCGCGGATGATGGGCACGCTGCACGAGTGCGCGCGCCGCAACGTGCCGATCATCGTGTTCAACCCGCTGCGCGAACGCGCGCTCGAACGCTTCGCCGACCCACAGGACATGATCGAGATGGCGTCGTTCGGCTCGACGCGGATCGCATCGACGTACTACCAGGTCGACGCGGGCGGCGACGCGGCCGCGCTGAAGGGCATCATGAAGGCGCTGCTGCAGCTCGAAGCCGAGCGCGGCAACGTGCTCGACCGCGACTTCATCGCGCAGCACACCAACGGCTTCGACGCGTTCTCGGCCGACCTCGAAGCCACGTCGTGGGACGACATCGAGCGCGCGAGCGGGCTCAGCCAGGCGCAGCTCGAACAGGTCGCGCTCGCGTATGCGAAGTCGAACGCGACGATCGTCACGTACGGGATGGGCGTCACGCAGCACAACAAGGGCACGGCAACCGTGCGCCTGATCGCCGACCTGCTGCTGATGCGCGGCAACATCGGCAAGCCCGGCGCCGGAGTGTGCCCGCTGCGCGGCCACTCGAACGTGCAGGGCAACCGCACGGTCGGCATCACCGAGAAGCCGTCGCCCGAGTTCCTGAAGAAGATCGAGGACGTGTGCGGCTTCACGCCGCCCGCCCATCACGGGCATGACGCCGTGCAGGCGATGCAGGCGATGATCGACGGCACCGCGAAGGCGCTGCTGTGCCTCGGCGGCAACTTCGCGGTCGCGCTGCCCGATCCGGAACAGTCGTTCCCGGCGATGGCGAAGCTCGACCTGAGCGTGCATCTCGGCACCAAGCTGAACCGCTCGCACCTGCTGGTCGCGAAGGAAACCTTCGTGCTGCCGGTGCTCGGCCGCACCGAGCTCGACATGCAGGCCACCGGCCGGCAGTCGATCACCGTCGAGGATTCGATGTCGATGGTTCATGCGTCGGCCGGCAAGCTCAAGCCGGCGTCCGACCAGTTGCGCTCGGAGCCGGCGATCGTCGCGGGCATCGCGCATGCGACGCTGCCGGCCAGCAAGGTCGCGTGGCTCGACCTGATCGACGACTACGACCGCATCCGCGACCTGATCGACCGCACGGTGTCCGGCTTCGAGGCGTTCAACGAGCGCATCCGCACGCCGGGCGGCTTCCGCCTGCCGCTGCCGCCCACCGAGCGCGTATGGCCGACGCCCACCGGCAAGGCGATGTTCTCGGTCTACAAGGGCGTGAAGGAAGATGCCGACGTGCTCGGCGCCGAGCAGGTGCTGCGGCTGATCACGCTGCGCAGCCACGACCAGTACAACACGACGATCTACGGGCTCGACGACCGCTATCGCGGCGTGTTCGGCCGGCGCGACGTGCTGTTCATGAACCCTGCCGATCTCGCCAGGTACGGG
It includes:
- a CDS encoding FdhF/YdeP family oxidoreductase, with amino-acid sequence MTNRREVPGIRKYDGPAGGWGALRATADAVRTQMETIEAPIVLMRTNQPDGFDCPGCAWPDKEHKSTFQFCENGAKAVTWEATTKRVTPEFFAANTVSSLLRMSDYELENMGRLTHPLVYDRATDTFRAIEWDDAFARIGEVLRALPPDQVEFYTSGRASNEAAYLYQLFARELGTNNFPDCSNMCHEPTSVGLPQSIGIGKGTVSLEDFDHCELIISIGHNPGTNHPRMMGTLHECARRNVPIIVFNPLRERALERFADPQDMIEMASFGSTRIASTYYQVDAGGDAAALKGIMKALLQLEAERGNVLDRDFIAQHTNGFDAFSADLEATSWDDIERASGLSQAQLEQVALAYAKSNATIVTYGMGVTQHNKGTATVRLIADLLLMRGNIGKPGAGVCPLRGHSNVQGNRTVGITEKPSPEFLKKIEDVCGFTPPAHHGHDAVQAMQAMIDGTAKALLCLGGNFAVALPDPEQSFPAMAKLDLSVHLGTKLNRSHLLVAKETFVLPVLGRTELDMQATGRQSITVEDSMSMVHASAGKLKPASDQLRSEPAIVAGIAHATLPASKVAWLDLIDDYDRIRDLIDRTVSGFEAFNERIRTPGGFRLPLPPTERVWPTPTGKAMFSVYKGVKEDADVLGAEQVLRLITLRSHDQYNTTIYGLDDRYRGVFGRRDVLFMNPADLARYGLEHGDLVDIETVTASGRTLRLEKITAIEYDIAPGSVGAYYPEANVLVPLDYIDKESGTPSYKSVPVRVARSAVV